A single genomic interval of Arachis duranensis cultivar V14167 chromosome 7, aradu.V14167.gnm2.J7QH, whole genome shotgun sequence harbors:
- the LOC107496508 gene encoding agamous-like MADS-box protein MADS1 isoform X2 translates to MELPNQAPEEGSSQHHQKKMGRGKIEIKRIENTTNRQVTFCKRRNGLLKKAYELSVLCDAEVALVVFSSRGRLYEYANNSVRGTIERYKKASAASSNTESVSEANTQQESSKLRRQIRDIQNLNRHILGEALSSLSLKELKNLESRLEKGLSRVRSRKHETLFADVEFMQKREIELQNHNNYLRAKIAEHERAQQQQQQEQEQQNLMHGNMCEDQSTIASQTYDRNFFPVNLLDSNNHQYSRQDHTALQLV, encoded by the exons ATGGAACTTCCAAATCAAGCACCGGAAGAAGGATCCTCACAACATCATCAGAAGAAGATGGGAAGAGGCAAGATTGAGATCAAGAGGATTGAAAACACTACCAACCGCCAAGTCACGTTCTGTAAGCGCCGCAACGGCTTGCTCAAGAAAGCTTATGAGCTCTCCGTCCTCTGTGACGCCGAGGTCGCCCTCGTCGTCTTCTCCAGCCGCGGCCGCCTCTACGAGTACGCCAACAACAG TGTTAGAGGAACTATCGAAAGGTATAAGAAAGCAAGTGCTGCTTCCTCAAACACAGAATCTGTATCTGAAGCTAATACACag CAAGAATCGTCCAAACTAAGAAGACAGATTCGTGATATTCAAAATCTAAATAG GCACATCCTTGGTGAAGCTCTTAGCTCCCTGAGCCTCAAGGAACTAAAGAACCTTGAGAGTAGATTGGAGAAAGGTTTAAGCAGAGTTCGATCTAGAAAG CATGAAACGTTGTTTGCTGATGTGGAGTTCATGCAAAAGCGG GAAATTGAGCTGCAAAACCATAACAATTATCTGCGAGCTAAG ATAGCTGAACATGAGAGAgcacagcagcaacaacaacaggaACAAGAGCAGCAGAATTTGATGCATGGGAACATGTGTGAAGATCAGTCCACCATAGCGTCACAAACATATGACAGGAATTTCTTCCCAGTAAATCTCTTAGATTCCAATAATCATCAATATTCACGCCAAGATCACACTGCACTCCAGCTTGT CTGA
- the LOC107496508 gene encoding agamous-like MADS-box protein MADS1 isoform X1: MELPNQAPEEGSSQHHQKKMGRGKIEIKRIENTTNRQVTFCKRRNGLLKKAYELSVLCDAEVALVVFSSRGRLYEYANNSVRGTIERYKKASAASSNTESVSEANTQFYQQESSKLRRQIRDIQNLNRHILGEALSSLSLKELKNLESRLEKGLSRVRSRKHETLFADVEFMQKREIELQNHNNYLRAKIAEHERAQQQQQQEQEQQNLMHGNMCEDQSTIASQTYDRNFFPVNLLDSNNHQYSRQDHTALQLV; the protein is encoded by the exons ATGGAACTTCCAAATCAAGCACCGGAAGAAGGATCCTCACAACATCATCAGAAGAAGATGGGAAGAGGCAAGATTGAGATCAAGAGGATTGAAAACACTACCAACCGCCAAGTCACGTTCTGTAAGCGCCGCAACGGCTTGCTCAAGAAAGCTTATGAGCTCTCCGTCCTCTGTGACGCCGAGGTCGCCCTCGTCGTCTTCTCCAGCCGCGGCCGCCTCTACGAGTACGCCAACAACAG TGTTAGAGGAACTATCGAAAGGTATAAGAAAGCAAGTGCTGCTTCCTCAAACACAGAATCTGTATCTGAAGCTAATACACag TTTTATCAGCAAGAATCGTCCAAACTAAGAAGACAGATTCGTGATATTCAAAATCTAAATAG GCACATCCTTGGTGAAGCTCTTAGCTCCCTGAGCCTCAAGGAACTAAAGAACCTTGAGAGTAGATTGGAGAAAGGTTTAAGCAGAGTTCGATCTAGAAAG CATGAAACGTTGTTTGCTGATGTGGAGTTCATGCAAAAGCGG GAAATTGAGCTGCAAAACCATAACAATTATCTGCGAGCTAAG ATAGCTGAACATGAGAGAgcacagcagcaacaacaacaggaACAAGAGCAGCAGAATTTGATGCATGGGAACATGTGTGAAGATCAGTCCACCATAGCGTCACAAACATATGACAGGAATTTCTTCCCAGTAAATCTCTTAGATTCCAATAATCATCAATATTCACGCCAAGATCACACTGCACTCCAGCTTGT CTGA
- the LOC107496508 gene encoding agamous-like MADS-box protein MADS1 isoform X4, whose product MELPNQAPEEGSSQHHQKKMGRGKIEIKRIENTTNRQVTFCKRRNGLLKKAYELSVLCDAEVALVVFSSRGRLYDVRGTIERYKKASAASSNTESVSEANTQQESSKLRRQIRDIQNLNRHILGEALSSLSLKELKNLESRLEKGLSRVRSRKHETLFADVEFMQKREIELQNHNNYLRAKIAEHERAQQQQQQEQEQQNLMHGNMCEDQSTIASQTYDRNFFPVNLLDSNNHQYSRQDHTALQLV is encoded by the exons ATGGAACTTCCAAATCAAGCACCGGAAGAAGGATCCTCACAACATCATCAGAAGAAGATGGGAAGAGGCAAGATTGAGATCAAGAGGATTGAAAACACTACCAACCGCCAAGTCACGTTCTGTAAGCGCCGCAACGGCTTGCTCAAGAAAGCTTATGAGCTCTCCGTCCTCTGTGACGCCGAGGTCGCCCTCGTCGTCTTCTCCAGCCGCGGCCGCCTCTACGA TGTTAGAGGAACTATCGAAAGGTATAAGAAAGCAAGTGCTGCTTCCTCAAACACAGAATCTGTATCTGAAGCTAATACACag CAAGAATCGTCCAAACTAAGAAGACAGATTCGTGATATTCAAAATCTAAATAG GCACATCCTTGGTGAAGCTCTTAGCTCCCTGAGCCTCAAGGAACTAAAGAACCTTGAGAGTAGATTGGAGAAAGGTTTAAGCAGAGTTCGATCTAGAAAG CATGAAACGTTGTTTGCTGATGTGGAGTTCATGCAAAAGCGG GAAATTGAGCTGCAAAACCATAACAATTATCTGCGAGCTAAG ATAGCTGAACATGAGAGAgcacagcagcaacaacaacaggaACAAGAGCAGCAGAATTTGATGCATGGGAACATGTGTGAAGATCAGTCCACCATAGCGTCACAAACATATGACAGGAATTTCTTCCCAGTAAATCTCTTAGATTCCAATAATCATCAATATTCACGCCAAGATCACACTGCACTCCAGCTTGT CTGA
- the LOC107496508 gene encoding agamous-like MADS-box protein MADS1 isoform X3 — translation MELPNQAPEEGSSQHHQKKMGRGKIEIKRIENTTNRQVTFCKRRNGLLKKAYELSVLCDAEVALVVFSSRGRLYDVRGTIERYKKASAASSNTESVSEANTQFYQQESSKLRRQIRDIQNLNRHILGEALSSLSLKELKNLESRLEKGLSRVRSRKHETLFADVEFMQKREIELQNHNNYLRAKIAEHERAQQQQQQEQEQQNLMHGNMCEDQSTIASQTYDRNFFPVNLLDSNNHQYSRQDHTALQLV, via the exons ATGGAACTTCCAAATCAAGCACCGGAAGAAGGATCCTCACAACATCATCAGAAGAAGATGGGAAGAGGCAAGATTGAGATCAAGAGGATTGAAAACACTACCAACCGCCAAGTCACGTTCTGTAAGCGCCGCAACGGCTTGCTCAAGAAAGCTTATGAGCTCTCCGTCCTCTGTGACGCCGAGGTCGCCCTCGTCGTCTTCTCCAGCCGCGGCCGCCTCTACGA TGTTAGAGGAACTATCGAAAGGTATAAGAAAGCAAGTGCTGCTTCCTCAAACACAGAATCTGTATCTGAAGCTAATACACag TTTTATCAGCAAGAATCGTCCAAACTAAGAAGACAGATTCGTGATATTCAAAATCTAAATAG GCACATCCTTGGTGAAGCTCTTAGCTCCCTGAGCCTCAAGGAACTAAAGAACCTTGAGAGTAGATTGGAGAAAGGTTTAAGCAGAGTTCGATCTAGAAAG CATGAAACGTTGTTTGCTGATGTGGAGTTCATGCAAAAGCGG GAAATTGAGCTGCAAAACCATAACAATTATCTGCGAGCTAAG ATAGCTGAACATGAGAGAgcacagcagcaacaacaacaggaACAAGAGCAGCAGAATTTGATGCATGGGAACATGTGTGAAGATCAGTCCACCATAGCGTCACAAACATATGACAGGAATTTCTTCCCAGTAAATCTCTTAGATTCCAATAATCATCAATATTCACGCCAAGATCACACTGCACTCCAGCTTGT CTGA